In a genomic window of Punica granatum isolate Tunisia-2019 chromosome 6, ASM765513v2, whole genome shotgun sequence:
- the LOC116209847 gene encoding uncharacterized protein LOC116209847 — translation MVIPPPGRPPRIVDYLKPYVLKMHFTSKFVSAQGIHSPTATVASSASSQETALRSSMESTRDVAAAAKIGNILVERLLLKGIPAFSVHLKREQRYHEKVKAVIDSV, via the coding sequence ATGGTGATTCCCCCACCTGGGAGGCCCCCGAGGATCGTGGACTACCTCAAGCCTTACGTATTAAAGATGCACTTCACGAGCAAGTTTGTGAGTGCCCAAGGGATACACTCTCCTACAGCCACAGTTGCCTCCTCTGCAAGCTCACAGGAGACGGCCCTGAGGTCGAGCATGGAGTCCACTCGGGACGTGGCAGCTGCTGCAAAGATTGGGAATATACTAGTTGAGCGTCTCCTCCTCAAGGGAATCCCAGCTTTTTCGGTTCATCTGAAGAGAGAGCAGAGGTATCACGAGAAAGTGAAGGCTGTTATCGATTCTGTTTGA
- the LOC116211627 gene encoding uncharacterized protein LOC116211627 — MPHFTAIALDRLIDSGASKSADKSGHGSMTVPRHPLSPKSGSSPKLGRRNSTNSTQRNSMASTQRRVPRPQMTPALYATPETTPLPDSPSSFPPSPYIINHKRRGPRLGKNPPEADASSCEKSTGKAETSLGARETSSLVVAHAEAVPVSPLSSPVKDSHAIGAYERHSGSTSNGEAVKSNLGQNEKFNGGSIGENNYAMPVTLTPSKEGDSEDFYDPQDTMSYTSSTDVDDSGTPDRASKMASAGGEFYDAWEELSSDSGPQSSLRALEEELREIRLSLLMEIEKRKQAEEALRNMRNLWQRMREQLSLVGLTLRADPTVETEQLDADPVEELSQQVHLARFVSEAIGRGIAKSEAETVMEAQLEAKNFEIARLWDRLHYYEAVNHEMSQRNQEAVETARRRRQIRKRKQRWVWGSIAATITIGAAALSWSYLQSGKGSSSHHAQVQAPERSDEANR; from the exons ATGCCGCACTTCACTGCCATAGCTTTGGATAGGCTAATAGATTCCGGAGCTTCTAAATCAGCCGACAAATCTGGCCACGGATCTATGACTGTTCCCAGGCATCCTCTGAGTCCCAAGTCGGGTTCCAGTCCCAAATTAGGAAGGCGGAATAGCACTAACAGCACTCAACGGAATAGCATGGCAAGCACACAGCGGAGGGTTCCACGCCCGCAGATGACGCCGGCGCTGTATGCCACTCCGGAGACCACTCCGCTTCCGGACTCACCGTCCTCGTTCCCTCCTTCTCCATACATCATCAATCACAAACGACGTGGGCCACGTCTTGGGAAGAACCCACCCGAAGCTGATGCTTCTTCTTGTGAGAAGAGCACAGGTAAAGCAGAAACCAGTTTAGGTGCCAGAGAGACAAGTAGCCTGGTTGTTGCACATGCGGAGGCTGTCCCTGTTTCACCTCTGTCAAGCCCTGTTAAGGACAGTCATGCTATCGGGGCTTATGAGCGTCACAGTGGAAGTACTAGTAATGGGGAAGCTGTGAAGAGCAACTTGGGACAGAATGAGAAATTTAATGGTGGTTCCATCGGGGAAAACAATTATGCCATGCCCGTAACGCTGACTCCATCAAAAGAGGGTGACAGCGAAGATTTTTACGATCCTCAGGATACAATGAGTTACACAAGTAGCACTGACGTGGATGATTCTGGCACTCCAGACCGTGCTTCAAAGATGGCATCAGCTGGTGGGGAGTTTTATGATGCGTGGGAAG AGTTGTCCTCTGATAGTGGGCCACAGTCTTCTCTGCGAGCTCTTGAAGAGGAATTGCGAGAGATAAGATTGAGTTTGTTGATGGAGATAGAGAAACGGAAGCAAGCAGAGGAAGCACTCCGAAATATGCGAAACCTTTGGCAGAGAATGAGGGAACAGCTATCCCTTGTTGGACTGACCCTCCGGGCTGATCCAACAGTGGAGACTGAACAGTTGGATGCTGATCCTGTTGAAGAGCTGTCCCAGCAAGTTCATCTTGCCCGTTTTGTTTCTGAAGCAATTGGGCGAGGCATTGCCAAGTCTGAAGCAGAAACTGTGATGGAGGCTCAGCTCGAGGCAAAGAACTTCGAGATTGCACGTCTGTGGGACCGCCTGCATTACTATGAGGCTGTTAATCATGAGATGTCCCAGAGGAACCAAGAAGCTGTTG AGACAGCAAGACGCCGCAGACAAATTCGGAAGAGGAAGCAGAGATGGGTCTGGGGATCGATTGCTGCTACAATAACGATTGGAGCTGCTGCTCTATCATGGTCTTACCTCCAATCTGGGAAGGGGTCATCTTCTCATCATGCCCAGGTTCAGGCTCCTGAACGCAGTGATGAAGCCAACCGATGA
- the LOC116212107 gene encoding probable LRR receptor-like serine/threonine-protein kinase At3g47570 has translation MELPLPCRSRFFFPISSLIIITLLSCSVLGVNGIPGNETDRLALLEFKAFLSDPLGVLDSWNITIHFCQWYGVTCGRRHRRVIALDLRSLNLGGIISPSIGNLTFLRVLNIQNNSFHSRIPPEVGHLYRLRGLHLNNNSLDGPIPPSLSRCFNLVILRIHFNMLAGNLPTELSSLSKLKGLILYANGFTGPIPGSYGNLSSLVNLGTTRNELGGMIPDTLGNLQNLKVLSLGANNFVGTIPTSIFNISSLESLDVTKNQLVGSLPSDLGFTLPVLQFLSFGLNHFTGPIPKTLSNLSDLTLFNINRNNFTGEAPSFQKMNELRRVTIGSNHLGGRQVGDLDFLCTLTNSTKLETLTFHSNNFKGNIPECISNLSTTLKSFSSVKNMLSGGLPGTIGNLINLEQFFMDGNNISGNIPSEIGNLARLKQLYLGWNEFSEEIPHTMGNLSMLTHLSLRSNSLQGAIPSSLSKCRSLLLLDLADNKLSGAIPPEIMEISSLSIYADFSSNNLTDKLPMEVGNLKNLGILILQDNRISGEIPSSLGSCIMMENLYMQDNLFEGSIPSTLGNLKGIRNLNLSNNMLSGRIPKFLEDLNLTSLGLALNEFEGAVPTGGIFKNASATSLIGNKHLCGGLAEFRLPKCNTEEPRRVGTMNSARIIIISSVSGLLGLLLILVLLYILWCKRQRKAAASEFSRDGLWKVSYQSLLKATNGFSSINLIGSGSFGLVFRGVFDWNQTIVAVKVLNLKRYRAAKSFISECEALRNIRHRNLVKVITACSGTDYQGNDFKALIYEFMVNGSLDGWLHPIVKTIKTKEEAPRQLTLLQRLNISIDVASALDYLHNQCDVPIVHCDLKPSNVLLDDEMTAHVGDFGLVRFLPEATRESIADPSSSIGVKGSLGYIAPGKIKTLHSSCLLCPFFYYLFKGQMKARLTK, from the coding sequence ATGGAGCTTCCGCTTCCCTGTCGAAGTcggttttttttccccatctCTTCTCTCATCATCATTACTCTCCTGTCATGCTCTGTGTTGGGTGTAAATGGGATTCCTGGGAATGAAACCGATCGACTAGCTTTGTTGGAGTTCAAAGCCTTCTTGAGTGACCCCCTCGGTGTTCTTGACTCGTGGAACATCACCATCCATTTTTGCCAGTGGTACGGAGTTACTTGCGGCCGAAGGCACCGCAGAGTCATAGCCTTGGACTTGCGTTCGCTAAACCTGGGAGGAATTATATCCCCCAGTATTGGGAACCTCACATTCCTGAGGGTCCTCAACATCCAGAACAACAGTTTCCACTCAAGAATTCCTCCCGAAGTTGGTCATCTATACAGACTACGAGGTTTGCACCTTAATAACAACTCGTTGGATGGACCGATTCCTCCAAGTTTGTCTCGGTGCTTCAATCTCGTTATACTTCGCATCCATTTCAACATGCTTGCAGGGAATTTACCTACAGAGCTTAGCTCCTTGTCGAAGCTCAAAGGGCTTATTTTGTACGCGAATGGTTTCACTGGGCCAATCCCTGGTTCTTATGGAAATTTGTCATCTCTCGTGAATCTTGGGACAACGCGAAATGAACTCGGTGGCATGATTCCAGATACGTTAGGCAACCTGCAAAACCTAAAAGTTCTTAGTCTCGGGGCTAATAATTTCGTTGGGACCATTCCTACATCGATATTCAATATCTCCTCCCTGGAATCCCTCGATGTGACCAAAAACCAACTGGTGGGGAGCTTACCATCAGACTTGGGTTTCACTCTTCCAGTTCTCCAATTTCTCTCCTTTGGTCTGAACCATTTCACAGGACCCATTCCAAAAACACTATCCAATTTGTCTGACCTCACGTTATTTAATATCAATCGAAATAATTTCACTGGGGAGGCTCCATCTTTCCAGAAAATGAATGAGCTCCGTAGAGTTACCATTGGGAGCAATCATCTTGGTGGTCGGCAAGTTGGCGATCTCGACTTCCTCTGCACATTGACAAACTCTACAAAGCTAGAGACATTAACGTTTCATTCCAACAATTTCAAAGGAAACATACCTGAATGCATCTCTAACCTGTCGACAACTCTCAAGTCTTTCTCATCTGTCAAGAACATGTTATCTGGAGGCTTACCAGGTACCATCGGCAATCTCATAAACTTAGAACAGTTTTTTATGGATGGGAACAACATTTCTGGTAACATTCCTTCCGAAATCGGCAATCTTGCAAGGCTAAAGCAATTGTACCTAGGTTGGAATGAATTCTCTGAAGAAATCCCACACACCATGGGAAATTTATCGATGTTGACCCACCTGTCTTTGCGAAGCAATAGTCTTCAAGGAGCAATACCTTCATCTCTAAGCAAGTGTCGGAGTTTACTACTTCTCGACCTTGCCGATAACAAACTTAGTGGGGCCATACCTCCTGAAATTATGGAAATCTCATCTTTGTCGATATACGCCGACTTCTCCAGCAATAATCTGACAGACAAGCTTCCTATGGAGGttggaaatttgaaaaatctgGGCATCTTAATTCTGCAGGACAATAGAATCTCTGGAGAAATCCCTAGTAGTCTTGGAAGCTGTATAATGATGGAGAATCTTTACATGCAGGACAACCTTTTTGAAGGTTCAATTCCATCCACGTTGGGTAACTTAAAAGGGATTCGAAATCTAAACTTATCAAACAATATGTTGTCTGGGCGAATTCCAAAATTCCTTGAGGACCTAAATCTGACGAGTTTAGGTCTCGCGCTCAATGAATTTGAAGGCGCAGTACCAACAGGAGGAATTTTCAAGAATGCAAGTGCAACCTCTCTCATCGGAAATAAGCATCTCTGCGGGGGCTTGGCTGAATTTCGGTTGCCCAAATGCAACACTGAAGAACCGAGGAGGGTGGGGACCATGAACTCTGCgagaattataattatttcctCAGTTTCAGGCCTTCTAGGACTGCTTTTGATTCTCGTTTTGCTGTATATTCTATGGTGTAAAAGGCAAAGGAAAGCTGCTGCATCCGAGTTTTCAAGAGATGGGCTTTGGAAGGTTTCTTACCAAAGCTTGTTGAAAGCAACTAATGGTTTCTCTTCCATAAATTTGATAGGCTCGGGAAGTTTCGGATTAGTGTTCCGAGGTGTTTTTGATTGGAATCAGACGATTGTTGCCGTGAAGGTTCTAAACCTGAAGCGGTATAGAGCAGCCAAGAGCTTCATTTCAGAATGCGAGGCCTTGAGAAACATCCGGCACAGGAATCTCGTGAAGGTAATCACTGCATGTTCCGGCACTGATTATCAAGGAAACGATTTCAAGGCCCTGATTTATGAGTTCATGGTGAATGGGAGCTTAGATGGATGGCTACATCCAATAGTCAAGACGATTAAGACAAAGGAAGAGGCCCCAAGACAGTTGACTCTTCTCCAGAGACTGAACATCTCTATAGATGTTGCTTCTGCTTTAGATTATCTCCATAATCAGTGCGATGTGCCCATAGTCCACTGTGATCTAAAGCCAAGCAATGTTCTACTAGACGACGAAATGACTGCGCATGTAGGTGATTTTGGATTGGTCAGGTTCCTGCCAGAAGCCACAAGGGAGTCAATTGCTGATCCAAGTAGCTCGATCGGAGTGAAAGGATCTCTTGGCTATATTGCTCCTGGTAAAATCAAAACTCTTCATTCATCTTGCTTACTATGCCCCTTCTTTTACTACCTCTTCAAAGGACAGATGAAAGCACGTCTGACCAAATGA